The genomic DNA GAATCGTAGAAGAGTTAGTTTTAAGTGATCCTAAAAAGTAAACTAAACTTTTCTCAATGTCGCTTAATAAATAAAGACGTTGATTTGTGACACGTTGTTGCAAGTTATATTCAACTTGACGGAGCTCTTTATTTAATAAGCGTAAGCCTCTATTGTATTGCGCAGTCATATCGTACATTAATTTTAAAGCAAATTGACTTTTGTATTTTAAGTTAATAGGTTTTTTGACGATGTGGTCAAAATAATGAAAAGGTTTCGCACAAACCGTAACAATAATGTTTTTACCGATGATGATCCCTAACGGTAACGTCATGAAACTTTTTAATTGATGCTTTCCAGTTTCAGTAATAGGTAAGTCGCTGATTATTAAAGAGTAGCCGCTATCATCATCATATTCAATACGTGAACTTTCTTCACTATCTAATGCATCTTCCAAAAAGTCTTGTGGAAAACCATATGTTTCAATGAGTTGTTGTAATTCGTCTTGTGTCGGTTTGACAACGTTTAGCCATTGCGCTTGTTGCCATTCTTCTGTTTCTAGGACATGCAAATTTGCATCATTGTAGTACGCTTTAATCATAGCGAATCACCTTCTTCATTCTCTTATTTCAAATGCTGTATATCTTTGTAGCCTTGTCTATAAGACGCAAAACCCTCCATAATCGCATACCAATCATCACCTTGCTCGGCTTTGATTCGATTAAATAGGTCATTTTGTGCTTGGTTGAGTTCTTCTATGAGCGCTTTCCCTTCTTCAGTTGGAAACAAACATTTTAAACGGCGATCAGTCAAATCAGGGCGCTCAAAGATGAGACCTTTTTCTTTCAATAATTTCAAAGTGGCATGTGAGCCTTGTTTAGAAATTTCAAGATTTTCTAATAATTTTTTCGTTGTAATACCTGGAAGCTTATTGATAAAAAATAGGAATCGATGATGCTGTCGACTCATACCATATTCAGTAATGATATCATCAGCCGTTTTTGTAAATGTTTGATAAGCATAATAAAACAGAAGTAAAGCGTAATCATTATTTTGTGTCATTTTCGGACTTCCTTTTCTAAAAACTCTTCTATATTATAGTAAAGATTTGTCCATCTGTCATGGTCATAGCGAATGAGTCAAGGAGATAATTTTTAAATCATAAGAGGATTGGCTTAACTTTTAATGGAAATAAATGAGATGAAAAAACTGTAATTGTCGTATTCATGTTCGGATTGAAATCTTATAAAGGATATAGTAAGATTTGAGGACTGTTGTTTGTGTGCGGAGGTGGAAAGCAACGATAAAGAGACGACGAAAATAGTAAAGAATATGTAGTCAATATTAAGGAGATAATGTAACATAAATAAAGAAAAAAGTGGGTTATGTCTTAATAAAAGTCGCATAAATAGAAATGTTAAGTCAGAATTAATAAAATCTTAACATTAAATTTACAATTATAAGAGATAATCGAGATGAATCATTCGACAATGATGTGTATATGAACAGAAATTTAATACTGAGGTGAAAGAATGGAAATGTCGGTAACTGAAGTCATCTTTTCTTTTTTAGGTGGCCTAGGTATTTTCCTTTATGGTTTGAAAGTAATGGGGGACGGTTTACAAGCAGCAGCAGGAGATCGATTGCGAAATATTTTAAATAAATTTACCGCCAATCCAGTACTGGGTGTATTAGCCGGTATGATTGTTACAATCTTAATACAAAGTAGTTCTGGGACAACTGTTATAACAATAGGGCTTGTGACTGCGGGGTTTATGACTTTAAAACAAGCGATTGGTGTTATTATGGGCGCCAATATTGGAACGACAGTGACTGCTTTTATAATTGGGATTGATTTAGGAGAATATGCAATGCCAATCTTGGCATTGGGGGCATTTCTTATTTTCTTCTTTAAGCGTTCCAATATTAACAATGTTGGACGAATTTTATTTGGATTTGGCTCACTCTTTTTTGGTTTAGAATTCATGGGAGATGCGGTTAAGCCGCTTGCCCAATTAGAAGGGTTTAGACAAATCATTTTAGATATGTCATCGCAT from Staphylococcus schleiferi includes the following:
- a CDS encoding magnesium transporter CorA family protein encodes the protein MIKAYYNDANLHVLETEEWQQAQWLNVVKPTQDELQQLIETYGFPQDFLEDALDSEESSRIEYDDDSGYSLIISDLPITETGKHQLKSFMTLPLGIIIGKNIIVTVCAKPFHYFDHIVKKPINLKYKSQFALKLMYDMTAQYNRGLRLLNKELRQVEYNLQQRVTNQRLYLLSDIEKSLVYFLGSLKTNSSTIRTLFRLPAIKRFDDDEELLEDLQNEHQQAVETTELYLRIVESMSNSYASLLSNQLNTTMKTLTIFTVLLTLPTLVFSFFGMNVPLPINTESALSWIIIIVISIILVVVMFTFLWRNDKL
- a CDS encoding MarR family winged helix-turn-helix transcriptional regulator is translated as MTQNNDYALLLFYYAYQTFTKTADDIITEYGMSRQHHRFLFFINKLPGITTKKLLENLEISKQGSHATLKLLKEKGLIFERPDLTDRRLKCLFPTEEGKALIEELNQAQNDLFNRIKAEQGDDWYAIMEGFASYRQGYKDIQHLK